GGACAGGATCAATTTCCTGCTCGTGGACTACAAGGGTGGCACCGCATTCGCCGACTGCGTCCGACTGCCCCACACCGTCGGCCTGGTCACCGATCTGTCCCCGCATCTCGTGCGACGGGCGCTGACCTCGCTGGGTGCTGAGATCCGGCGACGGGAGACCCTGCTCAACGAGAAGCAGGCCAAGGACCTGATCACCCTGGAACAGCGCGGCGACCTCGACACTCCACCGAGCCTGGTCATCATCGTCGACGAGTTCGCCGCGCTGGCATCCGAAGTGCCCGAGTTCGTGGACGGCGTCATCGACGTCGCCCAGCGCGGCCGCTCCCTCGGACTGCACCTGGTGCTGGCGACCCAGCGGCCCGCGGGCGTCATCAAGGACAACCTCAGAGCCAATACAAACCTTCGAATCGCGTTGCGCCTCAATGATGTCGATGATTCCGTTGATGTCATCGAAGACCCGCTGGCCGCGCACTTCCCACCGGAGATCGCCGGCCGTGCGGTGGCGAAGACCGGGCCGGGGCGGCTGACGACATTCCAGACCGCGTATGTCGGTGGGCGCACCAGTGAGCAGCCTGAGAAGGCACCCATCGACATCTGGGAGTTCGTGTTCGGCCGTCGCCGGCCCTGGCACGATCCCACGGTCGCCAAATCGGTGGCTCCGCCGTCGGGACCCACCGATATCGGTCGGATGGTGTCGACGATTCGATCCGCGGCGGGCCAGCTGCGGATCCCGGCACCCCGGCGACCGTGGCTGCCCTCCCTCGACGGTGTGTACGCGTTGGAACAGCTTGTCGAGCAGTCGAACACCGACGCGCTGGTGATCGGCCGGTGTGACGTCCCCACCGAACAGACTCAACCCATCGGCACCTTCTCCCCCGACGGCCAGGGGAACATGGCCATCATCGGCACAGGCGGTTCGGGCAAGTCGACCGCGCTGCGAACCCTGGCGATCGCGGCGGCCCTCGATGCCGAGGGCGGCCCGGTCCATGTGTACGCCCTCGACTTCGCCTCGGGCAGCTTGAAGATGCTGGAGGCTCTGCCGCATGTGGCCGCGGTGATCGGGGCCGACGACGAGGAACGCATCGGCAGGGTGCTGCGCAGGCTGACGTCACTGCTGGAGGATCGGGTCCGCAGGTTCGCCCGCGTGAACGCTTCCACCATCGGTGAGTACCGTCGCCTCGCCGACCCGAATGAGCCTCGGGTGCTGCTGCTGCTCGATGCCATCGGTCCGTTCCGAGAGCAGTACGAGCATGTTTCCCACACTCCGTTCTTCGCGATGCTCAGCCAACTCGCCTCCGACGGACGGATGCTGGGCATCCACGTCATCATCACCGCCGATCGACCCGCCGCGATCCCGTCCTCGCTGGCGTCCACGATCCAGCAGCGTCTGGTGATGCGCCTGGCCTCTGACGACGACTACCTGTTGGCCGGTGTGCCCGGCGACATCCTGTCGTCCGCGTCGCCGCAGGGTCGGGCCATCATGGACGGACTTGAGATCCAGGTCGCGGTGCTGGGCGGCGATCCCAACGTCGCCGTGCAGGCCCGCGCGATCGACGAGTTGGCCGCGCGAATGCGCGCGCAGGGATTCACCCCGCCAGCACCGGTCGAACGGCTTTCCGAGCACATCCAACTCACGTCTCTTCCAGTCACTGCCGCCGCGGGCGCGGCCGTGATCGGTGTTGCCGACGAATCACTTTCGCCCATCGGAATCGATCCGTCCGGTGTCTTCATGGTGACCGGACCACCGGGCAGCGGACGTTCGACGGCGTTGGTCACGCTGGCGCAGGCTGTGCGACGGCAGCGCCCGGACACCAGGATCGTGCATCTGGCGCCGTCGGGTTCCAACATCGCGGCCCTGAAGGTGTGGGACGACACCGCCGTCGGCCAGGAGTCGGTGATGCACCGCGTCGAGGAACTCGCGACGATCGACAGCACGCGGTCAACGAATCTGATGGTCGTCATCGAACGGGTGGCGGACTTCGGCGGGGCGGATGTGGAGAACGATCTTGCCCAACTGGTCAAGTCGCTCATCGACACTGCGTTCATCGTCGGCGAGTCCGAGGTGTCGGGGTGGGGTCAGGCGTGGCTGCTGGCGCAGCCGTTCAAGTCATCGCGTCGTGGGCTTCTGTTGTGGCCCAACGGCATGGACGCGGACGGTCTGCTGAGCACATCCATCGGTGCTGTGCGCCGCAGTGAATTCCCGCCTGGCCGAGGAGTTCTCGTCGAAAGGGGTAAGGGGGTGTGGTTGCAGGTGGCGCAACCGGATGTCTAGAACAACACGATCACGACTGAAACCACAACGATCACAGAGGGAGCAGATATGGCATTCATCGGGCAGGACGTCGAACAGGTACAGCGGCTCGCGACTCAGCTCAATTCGAAGGCGGGCGACATCGAGAACGTGATCTCGCAGCTGACCTCGGCGGTGAACTCCGTCGAATGGAAGGGTCAGGACGCCGAGCGCTTCAAGTCCGACTGGCAGAGCCAGCACCTGCCGCAGCTCAAGAAGGTCGTCGAGGCGCTGAAGAACGCGTCGCAGACCGCCAAGCGCAACGCCGCCGAGCAGCAGCAGACCAGCAGCAAGTACTGATCACCGCATCAGGTGCACGCGCCTCTCACACTGCGGGGCGCGTGCACCCTGTGCTCATTCCACTGGAGGGGTCATGAGTGCTGTCGGCGCGGACGTCGAACAACTTCGCGCGACGTCGAAGCATTTCACGCAGGCCGTCGAGAAACTGCAGAGTGCCGTCAAGGGACTCAACACCATCGCGTCGAATCAGTCGATCTGGCGCGGCAGGGACGCAGATCAGTTCCGAGCTGAGTGGAAGGCCCAGTCGCTCACATCGTTGAACGCCGCGATCAATGCTCTGAAGGAGGGCGCGGATGCCCTGCGCCGCAATGCGGATCAGCAGGAGGCCGCCAGCCAGGCCGATGGGGGTGCGATGACGGCTTCCAATGGAGGTGCTGCGTCGGAGTGTTATGAGCAGTCCGCAGACGGTCTGACGGACCTGTGGAAGGAGATCCAGGAGACACCGAACGGTTGGGATCCCTCCGGACCCGATATGTCGGGGTACCGAGTCCAGCGGGTCATGGTCGATGGCGTGGAGAAGTACATCGTCTACATCGGCGGCACTGTGCTGGCCGGGAACCAGAACTGGGGGGCCAATGTCTCGGCGATCAGTGGCCGTCTGGACCAAGCTCAGGTCGAGGCGCTGGAACGGCTGATCCCCCCGGGCGCCGAAGTCATGCTGGTGGGCTACAGCCAGGGGGGCATCGATGCTCAGAACATCGCCGGATCCGGGCGGCTGAATGTCAAGCAGATCGTCACCTTCGGTTCGCCAATCCGCAATGACATCAATATCCCCGCCATCCACCTCCAGGATTCCGCGGACGTGGTGACCTCCTCGAGCGCTGTCAACCCGACTCTGTACAGCTCTGGATCCCAGAGCCGCAATGACAACGTCGAGGTCTTCCGATCCAAACCCCACCTTTGGACCGTCTTCGGTATCGGCGAGCACATTGGCGGCTACGGCGGCATGGCCGAGGACTGGGATTCAGCGGCCAACACCAAGGGTGACACGCGCGCCTCCAGTTCTGCTGAAGGCCTCAAGGCATTCCAAGGCGACATCGTCGGTGAGGTCGACATTGACGCCAACGGCCAAGGCAGCTGGTGACCGACCCCCACCCGCGGTGGGTGGACCCCAACCCACCGACCGAGAACAACGCGCGGACGACGACAATCCTGGCCGCCTCCGGTGTGCTGCTGACTGTGGTGGTCGTCGCGGCCCTCATCGCCGTCGTGTTATCGGCGACTTCGCGCGAAGCCCGGACCGGCGACGTGTTCCTCGTCGCGGCCAACGCACCGTCAGACCAGGCGTTCACTCGGTCGGTGCTGGTCATGCCCGTGGCAATCTCGGATCTGGCACGACAGCGGACCGCCGCACTGCTGCAGCAGATTCCGGTGCGGTCCGACCGGGGCGTGCGTCCGGTCTCCGGGCATCAGTCGGAGCTTTATGGGGCCACCGGAGACATCGCCCCGTGCGACGTGGTCACGCTCGCCAACCAACTCGACGCAGACCCCGCGACCGCCGAGGCCTGGGGTCTGACGCTCGGCTTGTCCCCGGGTCAGATTCCCTACTATCTCAACACTTTGACGCCAGTGGTCCTGACTCTCGACACGTGGGTCACCACTCACGCGTGGTCAGAAGACGGACCACTCTCGAATCAGACGGTGCTTCAGGCGGGTAACGCCGTGCTGATCGACCAGGTGGGGGTGCCGCGGGTGCACTGCGCGACGGGCAACCCGCTCACCCCACCCGCGAACGCCAATCTGAACGATTACCGAGTCGAGGGGGACGAGTGGCCCGGCTTCGCGCCGCAGAACGTGATCGCGGTGACCTATGCGACGCCAGAGAACAACAGCAGGGCAGCAGAATTCACGCTGCTCGACGTCGTGACCGGCGAGCCGGTGGTCCGCGCCGTCACGGCGTCGATCGAGCTGGGCGGCACGTCGGTGCCACTGCCCGATCCGGCGGTGATGAACGTGCCGCCGAACCGCTCGTCCGGCACAGGCACCTCACCCGTCGCCGGTGGTTCATCCAACACTGGCCATGCCTCGCTTGTCCCGGAGACATCGGTTATGCCAACGAGATTGGGAGATCCTCCACCCAAGCCGCCACCGCCCTTGGCGCTTCCACCGCCGCCCGCGCCTGCACCGTATGAACCCATCCGAAACTGCGGGACCATACCGGTAATGCCGAACCTGGTGCTGATCAACTACAACGTGGACGCGATCAGCTGCCCGGACGCCCTGGATGTGATCGCACGGTTCCATCAGGCCCAGCAGAAGTACGCCACAGTCGACGACTGGGACTGCGGAATCCTCGGTGCCGCCGAGGCCGAGCGGATGGCGCACGTCGTGAACTGCCGTGGGCCGCGCGGTGAACTGCGGGCAGAGGAGCCCTGATGCACCAACAATCATCCACAGAAGGGGAATTCAATGAACACTGATCCACGCGTCGGCTATTCCAGGGCGAGGGAACACGAGAACATCCAACTGCTGCCAGGGGAGACCCGACTGATGGGCGCGGACTTCACCCCGTCGCCACTGCTGCGGCATATCAAGACCGGCCTGGTCATCACCCGCGATCGCGTGATCGCCCGCTACCCCCAGTACATGTTCTTCATCATCAAAGTCGGGTACGCCGAATCCAGCATCCCGATCCAGCAGGTCTGCGAGGTGACCACCGGCAGACTGCTGTCGCAGCGCCGGGTCCGCGCGGCGCTCTTCTCGGCCATCGGTGCGCTGTTCGTTCTGATGTCGACGGCATCGCTGGGCGGGCCATTCGCGATCATCGGATTCCTCGTCGCGCTCGCATTCCTGGCGTTCGCCGGGCTTCTGGCGTGGTTGGCCCGCGGTTTGGCGCTCACGGTGGGGCATTCCGGCAGCGGCGAGATCCGAGTCGATGTCGACGGCCTGGAGTTCGACGCCATGCTCCAGGCCGGCAGGTTGATTCAGCAGCTTGTGCTGGATCGGGACACCGCGATGCCCGTCCCCCAAACACCCTCACCCTCGCCCTTTGTCAGCCAAACACCGTCACCGGCGCCCTTTGTCAGCCAGCCATCCTCACCGGCGCCCTACGTCGGCGAAGCACCATCAGCCTGGAGGCCTACGGCTCCCGCTCCAGCACCGGCACCGGCACCCGCGCCTCCTCAGCCTCAGGCGCCCCAGTCGTCGCCGCCTCCACCCTCCATCTGGCGCAGCTAGCGTTCACCTCCGCCCAGAGTTGAGTTATCGCACGGCATTCATCGATGTCGGCGAAACACGTCATCGCTCGGCGCGGACGCAGACGCTACTTCACCACGGCCAACGCGAAGCCGTCCCAACCTTTTCCGCCCACGGTCTGGATCGCCGCGGTGTCCAGGTTCGGGTGCCGGCCCATCATCTCGAGCATCTGCCGCACCGCACTGGCCTGCGTGTCGTCAGCCGCGGGGTTCAGAATGCGCCCGTTGCGGACGATGTTGTCGACGACGATCACCGTGCCCGGCCGGCCCAGGTCGACGGCCCACTGCACGTAGGCCGAGTTGTTCTCCTTGTCGGCGTCGATGAACACGAAGTCGAACGCCCCGCTCAGCGTGGGCAGCGTGTCCAGGGCCGCGCCGACGACGATCTCCACGCGATCGGCGACCCGCGCCCTGGCCAGGTTGGCGGCCGCCACTTCGGCATGGCGCGGTTCGTATTCCAACGTGACGACGCTGCCCTCGGGACCGACGGCACGAGCCAGGCTGATCGTGCTGTACCCACCAAGCGTGCCGATCTCCAACACCCGCTGCGCCCCGGCGATCTGCACCAGCAGGCCCAGCAGATGGGCGGACTGCGGTGTGACCTCGATGGGCGGCAGCGACGCTGCGGTGCTCGCGGCCAGTGCGGCCTCGAGCGCGGGGTCCTCCCCCAGCACGATGCGGTTCAGCAGGTCATCGACGTCTTGTGGTGTGGGTTCGCTCACCCGACCCACGGTAGCGGCCGACGCTCAGCGCACGCCCTCCTTGGCGTAGACAACGCGCAGCACGTGGCCGACCTCGGGGCCCATCACCACCTCGACGAGTTCGCACAGCGTCGCGCAGAATTCCGGGCCGTGTGCCGGTTCCACCGGGCACAGGTGGTGCGCGACCTCGTGCAGCAGCACAAGCTCGCGCAGCGCCCACCGGGTGGACTGCTCGGGCACCGCGATCACGGCCGCGCCGTCCTGGACCTCATAGTGCGCCGCACCCGCCCCACGCCGCGCCCGCACCGCCAGCGCACTAACCTGCCAACGCTGCGTCACCGCGGGCATCGCCAGCACCTGGTCGACGTAACGCTGTACGGCATCGATCGAGGCGAAACGTGCCTCCGGCGGCAGCGTCAGCGACGCGCCGAAGAAGTCGATGGCCCGCGAATGATGTTGTGCGGCACGGTCGAACATGGTGCGGACGAACGCCTCGGCGGCATAGACCTTGGAGCGTTGACTGTCGCGAGGGGTCACCGCTTCAGCGGGGTCCGTGCACCGGGCAGTTCTTGGCTGGCGCCGAGCCTGGCGTGCTTGCCGGCCCGATCCCCGGCCCGCCGCGCCGCCGACGAGTACCCCGCACTGGCCCGCGAGGCATACCATGTGCCACGGGCCTTGGACGTCTGTCGATAGTGGTCGACGAGTTCGAGTTCCTTGTTGCGCAACGCAATCGCAGTGCCGGCCGACGGGCTCTCGGTGGCCTGTGCCTCCTTCTGCGCCTCCTCCCTCGCGGCCGCCAGGCGTTGACCGATGCGCGCGCCGAAGGCCAGTTGGAAGTTGAGCCGCGCCGTGATGGTCGGGGTGGGCTTGTGCGCGCCGGTGGACAGGTAGGCGTCGCAGGCCCTGACCATCTGCACCACCAGGCTGGCGTACAGCGCGTGCGTGGTGTCGAGGTCCTCGGCGAACCCGTAGGCGTACACGAACGCCGAGTTCGACGCGACATCGCAGCGCACGTCGTTGGCCGCGGCGATCACCGCGAACAATTGAACGTAGGTCCGCAGACCCTTGCTGCCCGCCTCTCCGATGGTGATGGTGCGCTGAGTTGGCGCCTGGGAGGCCTCCCGCTTGGCGGTGTGCGAGCGGGCCACGGCCAAGTCGATGGACGTCGCGGTCGCCAGGCGCTGCGCGGCCGCCATGAACGCCTCAGCCTCGTGCGCATTGTCGGTTCCCTCGGCCTGCCTCAGCAGCGCGGCGATGCGCGCGAGCATCTTGTCGTCGCTCACGGGACAAGCACAACCTTCCCGCGCGCGTGACCGGTCTGCAGGTAGCGGTGGGCGTCGGCGGCCTCGGCAAGGCCGAACACCTTGTCGACGATCACCCGCACCTGCCCCGCCGCGGCCAGCTTGATCAGCTCCGGGCGCGATGAGTCCCTGATCTCCTGCCCGCCGTCGGCCCCGCTGAGCGCCGCGATGCCGAGCTCGGGAGCCCGCCCGAAGCCGGCGATGGTGGCGATGCGGTCCCGATCGGCGACCAGCTCCACCGAGGAGTCCAGCGCCTCGTCGGTGCCCACAAGGTCCAGCGCGACGGTCACCTGCTCGCCGGGGGCCAACAGCGCGCGCACGCGATCGGCCAAGCCGGGGCCGTATTCGACGGGTTCGGCGCCATAGTGCCGAAGCTGGTCGTGGCGCGCGGCGCTGGCCGTCCCGATCACGCGGGCGCCCCGCGCGGTGGCCAACTGCACGGCCATCTGCCCGACGCCGCCGCTGGCGCCGTGCACCAGCACGATGTCACCGGCCTTGACGTCGGTCCTGGTCAACAGATGCCAGGCGGTGCCGCCGGCGAGCAGCAGACCCGATGCCTCCTCGGCCGTCAGCGTCGCGGGTTTGTGCCCGATCTGCTCGGCGTCGGCGACCACACGCTCGGCGTACGCGCCGCGGATGCCGGTGACGATCACCTCGTCACCCACCTTCAGCGGCCCGGTGTATCCCTCGGCGTACGGCGGCGCCTCGGCGATGACTCCCGCGGCCTCCATCCCCACCGGCATCGGCAGCGCGGCGGGGTCATTTCCCATCTGTCCGCTGTAGAGCTTGTAGTCAATCGGGTTGGTCCCGGCGGCGTGCACATCGACGACAACCTGGCCGTTGGCGACCTTGGGCAGCGGGACATCATGGAGGGCAAGCACTTCCGGACCGCCGTAGCGTTCGGCGACAACGACTTTGGGCATGACCCCGAGCTTAGCGGCGTGGTCCGACATTCGGGGCAGCCGCAGCGGGCCCGCTCATTCGCGGACGAACGCGTCCAGAGCGGTCGTCAGCTGCCCCGACAGCGGCGCCGGTTTGGCGTAATCGGCCAGGTTGTCGGTGGGGTCGTCGCGCAGCACATGGTTGACGCCCTTGAGTTCCACGAGCGTCAGTTCGGTGTGCGCGAGTGCCGCCGTCAGAGGTTTGAGTCCCTCGCAGCGGGCCTGCGCATCGGAGTCCGAACACGTCAGCAGCACCGGGGTACCGGCGGGGATCTTGGCGGCCTCACCCAGCGGGTCGACGGCGTCGGTCTCGCGGACGATCTTGACGTTGCCCGGGTTGAGGATCGCGCCGAGTCCGTCGGGCAGTTGGCCCGGCGGCAGCGTGCCGTCGGCGCGGACCTGTGCGACGGCCGCGGTCCAGGCCGCCACCACCTCGTCGGCCTGCTGCGCTGTCTTCGACCCCTGTTTCACGGCCGCCGCGACGTCGGCCTTCACCCGCCCCGTGATGAGGTCGAGGTAGCGACCGGGCAGTGGCTGCAGCAGGCCCAAGGAATGCAGCTTCGGCGCGTCCGAGGCGGTGTCGACGGCCAGGGCCATGGCGTGCGTCGCGCCCTCCCCCAGTCCGTACGCCGACATGTGCGCCTTGTCGGTTGCGGGCTGGTCGGCCAGGAAGCGCAGCGCGGCCCTGGCACCGGCCGTGTACACGGCACTGCCGACCTCGGCGGGTTTCTGCGCGTACGGTCCGAGGCCCGTGCGCCCGGTGCCGATCTTGTCGTAGCGCAGCGTCGCGACGCCGAGCCCGGACAGGTGCTCGGCGAGTTGGCGCATGTTGCCGACGGGGCCGACGACGGCGTTATCGCCGTTGCGGTCGGTCTGGCCGCTCTCTGAAATCAGCAGCGCGGCGGGTCCGGGCGTGGCGTCGCGCTGGTGCCGGTAGGTGCCGTGGATCGTCAGTCCGTCAGCCTCGAACGTGATCTCGTCCTCGACCCAGGACTCATCGGTCTTCGACGACGAGCAGCCCACCAGTAGGGCCAGCGAAAGAAGCAGGGCCGCAATCGCTCTCACAGGCGAGCCTCGATCCAGGACACCACGTCGTCGAGCACCAGGTCCTGCTCCGGTTCGTTGAACACCTCGTGGAACAGTCCGGGATAGATCTTGAGGTGGACGTCCTCGGAGGCCACGCATTCGACCAGGCGCTCGCTGCCCCTTGCGCGAATCAACCGGTCGTCGGCGCCGTGCACCACCAGCAGCGGCTTGGTGATCGCCTGGGCGCGCTGAGGCATGGACTGCCCGACCGACAGCAGCGCGCGGGCGACGCCGGCAGGAACCTTGCCGTGCCACACCAGCGGGTCGGCGTTGTAGGCCGCCACCACCTCGCGGTCGCGCGAGACGGCGTTGGAATCCAACTGTTGAACCGGGACGCCGGGCAGCACCGCGCCGACGGCCTTGCCGACCACCGCGAGCGAGGGTTTGACGTCCTCGTGGGCGGCGATGGCCGGCCCGGACAACACGACCAGGTCGTAGTCGCCGCCGCGCTCGGAGGCGTAGGCCAACACGATCGCGCCGCCCATGCTGTGCCCCAGCACGGTCTTGGCCAGACCTGGATGTTCGCGGTCTGCGATGCCCACCAGCGTCGTGAAGTCGTCGGTGTACTCCGAGACGTTCCTGACGTGAACGCGTTTACCGCCCGATCGGCCGTGACCGCGGTGGTCCAGCGCGTAGGTCACCAGGCCGGCCTGGCCGAACCGCCTGGCCACGTGGTCGTAGCGCCGGGCGTGCTCGCCGAAACCGTGGGACAGCACGACGACGCCCGTGGGTTCGACGTTCGGAGTCCAGGTGTCGTAGATGATTCGGACGCCGCCGACTCCGTCGAACGTGCGCTCGTCGCGCGTCGTCTCTGTCTCAGCCACCCGGCCAGCGTAGCGACCGTTTGTCGGCGGGTCTGCGTAAGCTCGGCACCGTGAGCGTGCTCGCAGAAGACCCCGACACATTCCTCACGGATGCGCAGCAGTACCACAGGGAACTGCTGGCGCACTGCTACCGCATGACCGGCTCGCTGCACGACGCCGAGGACCTGGTCCAGGAGACGTATCTGCGCGCCTGGAAGGCCTACGACCGGTTCGAGGGCAAGTCCTCGGTGCGCACCTGGCTGCACCGGATCGCGACCAACACGTGCTTGACCGCGCTGGAGGGACGGCAGCGCCGTCCGCTGCCGACGGGACTGGGCGCGCCGAGTTCGGACCCGGTCGGTGAACTCGTGCAGAACACCGAGATAACGTGGCTCGAACCGCTGCCGGACGGCGGCGCCAGCCCGGCCGATCCGTCGGTCATCGTCGGGTCTCGCGAGTCGGTGCGCCTGGCATTCATCGCGGCCCTGCAACATCTCTCACCGCGGCAGCGGGCGGTCCTCGTGCTGCGCGACGTGCTGCAGTGGAAGGCCGCGGAGGTGGCCGAGGCCGTGGGCACGTCCACGGCGGCCGTCAACAGCCTGCTTCAGCGAG
The DNA window shown above is from Mycolicibacterium confluentis and carries:
- a CDS encoding sigma-70 family RNA polymerase sigma factor, with protein sequence MSVLAEDPDTFLTDAQQYHRELLAHCYRMTGSLHDAEDLVQETYLRAWKAYDRFEGKSSVRTWLHRIATNTCLTALEGRQRRPLPTGLGAPSSDPVGELVQNTEITWLEPLPDGGASPADPSVIVGSRESVRLAFIAALQHLSPRQRAVLVLRDVLQWKAAEVAEAVGTSTAAVNSLLQRARAQLESVGPSEENTLADPGSPETQELLTRYIAAFEQYDIEALEAMFTEEAIWEMPPFVGWYQGGAAIGALIHQNCPAERPGDMRLLPLTANGQPAAAMYMLDPQTGRHLPFQLHVLDVTDGAVAHVVAFLDTSMFPKFGLPDAL